A single Sulfurimonas crateris DNA region contains:
- a CDS encoding type II toxin-antitoxin system RelE/ParE family toxin, with the protein MKIEKYPEFQKELDDMLDYIALDSLQRAIDFKREIHKQISKIIDMPYMHRKSIHFDNEQARDLVFKGYTITYFIYEDKIVILGILKYKETFLIKS; encoded by the coding sequence TTGAAGATAGAAAAATATCCTGAATTTCAAAAAGAACTTGATGATATGTTGGATTACATCGCATTGGATAGTTTGCAGCGTGCTATTGACTTTAAAAGAGAAATACATAAACAAATATCTAAAATAATTGATATGCCTTATATGCATAGAAAATCTATTCATTTTGATAATGAGCAAGCAAGAGATCTAGTATTTAAAGGTTATACAATCACATATTTTATTTATGAAGACAAAATAGTTATTTTGGGCATTTTAAAATACAAAGAAACTTTTTTAATAAAATCATAA
- a CDS encoding GNAT family N-acetyltransferase: MSYIFKIATLEDKEELEALINSCYRGESSRAGWTTEADILDGARVDRAMLENLLKNRDVCLLTLCKGYEIVASICLTKEEEKVKLGLIVVKASMQGMGIGKKIIEYAQEYAKREWSVISAEVEVISIRNELKEYYKRRGFVDTKKYTTLPNSSLWTSKVGEIKLLLMQKELC, from the coding sequence TTGTCATACATATTCAAAATAGCTACTCTTGAAGATAAAGAAGAGCTGGAGGCGCTTATTAATAGCTGTTATAGAGGAGAGAGCTCTAGGGCTGGATGGACGACAGAGGCAGACATTTTGGATGGAGCTCGTGTTGATAGAGCAATGTTAGAGAATCTTTTAAAAAATCGAGATGTTTGCCTTCTAACTCTTTGTAAGGGTTATGAGATCGTTGCATCCATTTGCTTAACTAAAGAAGAGGAGAAGGTCAAACTTGGTCTTATTGTTGTGAAGGCATCTATGCAGGGTATGGGAATTGGCAAAAAGATTATAGAGTATGCGCAAGAGTATGCAAAGCGAGAGTGGAGTGTCATCTCTGCTGAAGTGGAGGTTATCTCTATTCGTAACGAGCTCAAAGAGTATTATAAAAGAAGAGGGTTTGTTGATACAAAAAAATATACAACTCTTCCAAACTCTTCCTTATGGACGAGCAAAGTAGGTGAGATAAAACTTCTGTTGATGCAAAAAGAGCTTTGTTAA
- a CDS encoding MqnA/MqnD/SBP family protein: MIFGKIEYLNLLPFHVFMKRFTKSSQQSMSMHYYRDVPAKTNKKFISKKVDAAFISSIRAKRQKHVNLGIIARGEVLSVLVIPSKEDVTDKESETSNVLAKILNVQGEVLIGDKALRYYLQEKPHTDLAKTWNQKHNLPFVFALLCYHKDKTLYKKIEKNFLKRRVKIPRYILNEASKRTDVAHDDILNYLKHISYNVDKKAKKGLDKFYKEAKKVSVNNKR; this comes from the coding sequence TTGATTTTTGGAAAAATTGAGTATCTAAATCTTCTGCCTTTTCATGTCTTTATGAAACGTTTTACAAAGAGCTCCCAGCAGAGCATGAGCATGCACTACTACAGAGATGTTCCTGCCAAGACGAACAAAAAATTTATCTCAAAAAAGGTTGACGCGGCATTTATCTCAAGCATACGGGCAAAAAGACAAAAGCACGTAAACCTCGGAATAATTGCAAGAGGCGAGGTACTTAGCGTTTTGGTGATCCCCAGTAAAGAGGATGTGACAGACAAAGAGTCCGAGACATCAAACGTGCTCGCAAAAATTTTAAACGTCCAAGGCGAAGTTCTTATTGGCGACAAAGCTCTAAGATACTACCTGCAAGAGAAGCCTCATACCGATCTTGCAAAAACATGGAATCAAAAACATAATCTCCCTTTCGTTTTTGCACTTCTTTGCTATCACAAAGACAAGACGCTCTATAAAAAAATTGAGAAGAACTTTTTAAAAAGAAGAGTGAAAATTCCAAGATATATTTTGAATGAAGCCTCTAAAAGAACCGATGTTGCTCACGACGATATTTTGAACTACCTAAAACATATCTCATACAATGTAGACAAAAAAGCAAAAAAAGGGCTTGATAAATTTTACAAAGAGGCAAAAAAGGTTAGTGTGAATAACAAAAGATAA
- a CDS encoding MoaD/ThiS family protein — MVRVEFLGPIQKEPLELEITNLNELAKILQKDHSMKEWLENSAVAVNDTLVNSRDVELKDGDRVVLLPPVCGG; from the coding sequence TTGGTACGAGTAGAATTTTTGGGCCCAATACAAAAAGAGCCTCTGGAGTTAGAGATAACAAACCTAAACGAGTTGGCAAAGATACTGCAGAAGGATCATTCTATGAAAGAGTGGCTTGAGAATTCTGCAGTTGCCGTGAACGATACCCTTGTAAACAGCAGGGATGTAGAGCTTAAAGATGGTGACAGAGTCGTTCTTCTTCCGCCTGTTTGCGGAGGATGA
- a CDS encoding molybdopterin synthase catalytic subunit — translation MLYLYDGALDVPKILKEWYEQEANSNYGAYIPFVGTVRSEDNIEGLSFDIYEPILNSWFEAWQKRAEAKGAVIKMAHSRGDVMLHESSYIAAVFSPKRRVALEFIDEFVEDFKASAPIWKYDLKGGKRVYALDRSTAIKGSGILK, via the coding sequence ATGCTTTACCTTTATGATGGAGCTCTTGATGTTCCTAAGATATTAAAAGAGTGGTATGAGCAGGAAGCAAATAGTAACTACGGCGCCTATATCCCTTTTGTCGGAACGGTTAGAAGCGAAGATAACATAGAAGGGCTTAGTTTTGACATCTATGAGCCGATACTAAACTCTTGGTTCGAGGCGTGGCAGAAGAGGGCTGAGGCTAAGGGTGCGGTTATAAAAATGGCGCACTCAAGAGGTGACGTGATGCTTCACGAATCTTCATACATAGCGGCAGTTTTCTCTCCAAAAAGACGTGTGGCACTAGAGTTTATAGATGAGTTCGTAGAGGATTTCAAAGCATCTGCTCCCATCTGGAAATATGATCTAAAGGGCGGCAAAAGAGTCTATGCACTTGATCGTTCAACAGCAATTAAAGGGAGCGGAATTTTAAAATGA
- the glp gene encoding gephyrin-like molybdotransferase Glp, with the protein MSLLSYETSQNMLDLLHVNSGRTENVALSASLGRVLAQDIVAEYNDPQFPTASMDGYAVIHSDLESKEITILGDNPAGSDEKRTINSGECIKTFTGSKMPHGADTLIQIENVSVNNGKITVDETVPRGNAVRPVGEGYRAGDVLIKKGTKIGFAEIGVMAALNRVMVKVAIRPRVAVISTGSEILDLGVNSTNPSQIRSSNNYTLAALFEQAGADVVQLGTIGDERDMIMETFQNALLSADILVSTGGVSVGDYDFVKDIVPRIGAEVVYKGVAIKPGKHIMVAQREDKFILALPGFAYSSTVTAILYVLPLISKMLGRKSAYKTVAAKLGEKFRKRSRLTEFTACNVAVEDGEYFVNFKDKKVGSSAILTNMLDSSALMITGEDDGDLEQGTYVNVILLDNF; encoded by the coding sequence ATGAGTTTACTATCGTATGAAACAAGCCAAAATATGCTCGATTTACTACATGTTAATTCTGGGCGAACCGAGAATGTGGCACTTAGCGCATCACTTGGAAGAGTTTTGGCGCAAGATATCGTTGCAGAGTATAACGACCCACAGTTTCCTACCGCTTCAATGGATGGCTATGCGGTTATTCATAGTGATCTAGAGAGTAAAGAGATCACTATCTTAGGAGATAATCCCGCAGGAAGTGATGAGAAGAGAACCATAAATAGCGGAGAGTGTATAAAGACATTTACAGGTTCAAAGATGCCCCATGGAGCCGATACGCTCATCCAGATAGAGAATGTAAGCGTAAATAACGGCAAAATAACCGTAGACGAAACAGTCCCGCGAGGAAATGCGGTCCGTCCGGTGGGAGAGGGGTATAGAGCAGGAGACGTGCTTATCAAAAAAGGGACAAAGATCGGTTTTGCCGAGATAGGTGTGATGGCAGCACTCAACCGTGTAATGGTAAAAGTCGCAATTAGACCGCGTGTTGCTGTCATCTCAACTGGAAGCGAGATCTTGGATCTTGGCGTAAACAGCACAAATCCTTCGCAGATAAGAAGTTCGAACAACTATACGCTGGCGGCTCTTTTTGAACAAGCAGGAGCTGATGTCGTTCAGCTTGGAACCATCGGTGATGAGAGAGATATGATAATGGAGACTTTCCAAAATGCTCTATTGAGTGCGGATATTCTTGTCAGTACAGGCGGTGTGAGCGTAGGGGATTACGACTTTGTAAAAGATATAGTACCTCGCATAGGTGCCGAAGTGGTATACAAAGGCGTGGCAATAAAGCCGGGCAAACATATAATGGTTGCGCAAAGGGAAGATAAGTTTATCTTAGCGCTCCCTGGCTTTGCATACTCATCAACTGTCACTGCCATACTTTATGTTCTTCCTCTGATCTCAAAAATGCTCGGACGCAAAAGTGCGTATAAAACGGTAGCGGCAAAACTCGGCGAAAAATTTAGAAAAAGAAGCAGACTAACGGAGTTTACTGCATGTAATGTCGCCGTAGAAGATGGTGAGTATTTTGTAAACTTCAAAGATAAGAAGGTCGGAAGCTCGGCAATACTTACAAATATGCTAGACTCAAGTGCATTGATGATAACAGGCGAGGATGATGGAGATCTGGAGCAGGGTACGTATGTAAATGTCATCTTGTTAGATAATTTTTAA
- a CDS encoding DsrE family protein codes for MKKLLLVLVLFLGLLKADGDVKKAVFDLTTSDLRTFENRMIKAVAFNNSHYQTTFKELDIIVIVHGGAYKFFVKDISKTKCKEDKKLQAKAKEIHERLASLVKTYSVKFLMCGVGMKAKNIEKENVLEFVEVIPSAMVGLIDAQNDGYAFIPID; via the coding sequence ATGAAAAAGTTATTGCTAGTACTTGTCCTTTTTTTAGGACTCTTAAAGGCTGATGGGGATGTTAAAAAAGCAGTTTTTGATTTAACAACATCTGATTTGAGAACATTTGAAAACAGAATGATAAAGGCAGTTGCGTTTAACAATTCACACTACCAAACTACTTTTAAAGAGTTGGATATCATTGTTATAGTTCATGGAGGCGCATATAAGTTTTTTGTAAAAGACATCTCAAAAACAAAATGCAAAGAGGATAAAAAACTTCAGGCAAAAGCAAAAGAGATACATGAGAGACTTGCATCGCTTGTAAAAACGTACAGCGTAAAATTTTTAATGTGCGGCGTTGGCATGAAAGCCAAAAATATAGAAAAAGAGAATGTTTTAGAGTTTGTAGAGGTCATACCAAGCGCTATGGTAGGTCTTATTGATGCTCAAAATGACGGATATGCTTTTATTCCAATAGATTAA
- a CDS encoding cache domain-containing protein has translation MLKKTLPIFLVIIAIIVYILFSFRHAIDQQNVSYILDKFVLALESEIKSEKMDALKMAIALSKNSALVDTLENEDEDLGYKILSEITQEIKNFTDKDIKTQILTHDYHIFARSWDDIYTGMPLEDFRSDLQYFSSHNTPRTSIETGRMLSIKTTVPVYRDKTLLGFVEIISFFDSITSFFKKIGVDLYVLMDDKYYDIAVFMQNNETVDRYIMANRNYNHNNIDLLRKIDFKELKVNRAITLDDDYVFCENIKNGNSESIGLFVFVLTKRYLEYFKEENDETSFFINFTKKALYDVVRDEQNDVRVKEFEDIKSLMTIKDEIPVNMQNEYIKLGYEKLNEYTKEELIELVLEQKIIKKVDGKIK, from the coding sequence ATGCTAAAAAAAACCCTCCCTATATTTTTGGTAATAATAGCCATAATAGTCTATATACTTTTCTCGTTCAGGCATGCGATAGATCAGCAAAACGTCAGTTACATATTAGATAAATTTGTCCTAGCGTTAGAATCTGAGATAAAAAGTGAGAAGATGGATGCGCTCAAGATGGCAATAGCACTCTCAAAAAACAGCGCTTTAGTTGATACTTTGGAAAATGAGGATGAGGATCTTGGATATAAGATTCTCTCGGAAATCACACAAGAGATAAAAAACTTCACTGATAAAGATATTAAAACTCAGATACTCACACATGACTACCATATCTTTGCAAGAAGCTGGGACGATATCTATACTGGTATGCCGCTTGAAGATTTTAGAAGCGACCTTCAATATTTTAGCTCTCACAATACTCCACGCACATCCATTGAGACAGGACGAATGTTAAGCATTAAGACTACAGTGCCTGTTTATAGAGACAAGACTCTTTTGGGTTTTGTTGAGATTATAAGTTTTTTTGACTCTATAACAAGCTTTTTTAAAAAAATAGGTGTTGATCTTTATGTATTGATGGATGATAAGTATTACGATATAGCCGTTTTTATGCAAAACAATGAGACTGTTGATAGGTATATCATGGCAAATAGAAACTATAATCATAACAACATAGACCTTCTTAGAAAAATCGATTTTAAAGAACTTAAAGTAAACAGAGCAATCACTCTTGATGATGATTATGTATTTTGCGAAAATATAAAAAACGGCAATTCCGAATCAATAGGACTATTTGTGTTTGTGTTAACAAAGAGGTATCTTGAGTATTTCAAAGAGGAGAATGATGAAACCTCATTTTTTATCAACTTTACAAAAAAGGCTCTTTATGATGTTGTAAGAGATGAGCAAAATGATGTTAGGGTTAAAGAGTTTGAGGATATAAAATCACTTATGACAATAAAAGACGAGATACCCGTGAATATGCAAAACGAATATATAAAACTTGGGTATGAGAAGTTAAACGAATATACGAAAGAGGAGCTTATAGAGCTTGTTTTAGAGCAAAAAATCATAAAAAAAGTGGATGGAAAAATAAAATGA
- a CDS encoding response regulator transcription factor: protein MKILLLEDEFSLRISIKEFLEDMEYEVDDYADGMDAHDAIYSKSYDLLLLDVNVPSMDGFELLQSIRKDGIKIPAIFLTSMTDVQNLNEGYKKGCCDYIRKPFDLLELELRIKQAVKSFYLQNDELIALGEDVFYDMLKGKLSHGSEEIILRKIEKDILEVLIKNKNSVVSMQMFQDEVWGDYVEPSAIRVQINNLKQKLPDAIIQNRRGLGYIIER, encoded by the coding sequence ATGAAGATTTTGTTACTCGAAGATGAATTTTCACTCAGAATCAGTATAAAAGAGTTTTTGGAAGATATGGAGTACGAGGTGGATGATTATGCCGATGGAATGGATGCACATGATGCAATCTACTCAAAATCTTATGATTTACTCCTCTTGGATGTCAATGTTCCTTCAATGGACGGGTTTGAGCTTTTGCAAAGCATACGCAAAGATGGGATTAAAATCCCTGCCATTTTTTTAACATCCATGACCGATGTGCAAAACCTAAATGAGGGGTATAAAAAGGGATGCTGTGATTATATTCGCAAACCTTTTGATCTCTTAGAGTTGGAGCTTAGAATCAAGCAGGCGGTGAAGAGCTTTTATCTTCAAAACGATGAACTTATCGCACTTGGCGAGGATGTATTTTACGACATGTTAAAAGGCAAGCTAAGCCATGGGAGCGAAGAGATTATTCTTAGAAAGATTGAAAAAGATATTCTTGAAGTGCTTATTAAGAACAAAAACAGTGTTGTCTCCATGCAGATGTTTCAAGATGAGGTGTGGGGCGACTATGTAGAGCCATCAGCAATCCGAGTTCAGATAAACAACCTAAAACAAAAACTTCCAGACGCAATCATACAAAACAGAAGAGGTTTAGGATATATCATTGAGAGATAA
- a CDS encoding sensor histidine kinase, translated as MRDKSYAIIYAYIYTALVAVILLAPLFIYTSYMKKVHDIKNEFELKNRALLIIKLMQEHNSDEEYFEYPRFKTFKSGLYDIRQKEIFSLIKEPIKYFIEGYQVEDNRAYYVMALPQDRYFGAKYLVVENELSYYEVYEKALVILLSIVTLIFLLSILFLDRFAKPFKDVNKKLDEFIKDSIHEINTPLAIINVNIDLFSRKHGTNKYMQRIKASTKVLSNIYNDMEYLIKYDKIEYERENIDVKKFLDERIEYFSEVACMKNITIQSELQEGVKISMNPKQFQRVVDNNISNAIKYSYEQNIIEVNMNLNEEGECLLSFKDYGIGIEDVEKIFQRYYRESRQAGGFGIGLNIVGSIIKKENITVSVDSELKKGTTFNYKFPKNLVFMNNSSTFQ; from the coding sequence TTGAGAGATAAAAGTTATGCGATAATTTACGCATACATATACACTGCCCTTGTCGCTGTAATACTGCTTGCACCGCTGTTTATCTATACTTCATACATGAAGAAAGTACATGATATAAAAAATGAGTTTGAACTTAAAAACAGGGCACTGTTAATCATTAAACTTATGCAAGAGCATAATTCGGATGAGGAGTATTTTGAGTACCCAAGATTTAAAACATTCAAATCAGGTCTTTATGATATCAGACAAAAAGAGATTTTCTCGCTTATAAAAGAGCCTATTAAATACTTTATAGAAGGTTATCAAGTAGAAGATAATAGAGCTTATTATGTTATGGCACTTCCTCAAGATAGATATTTTGGCGCAAAGTATCTTGTCGTGGAGAATGAGCTCTCTTATTATGAAGTTTATGAGAAAGCTTTGGTAATACTCCTCTCCATCGTAACGCTTATATTTTTACTGAGCATACTCTTTTTGGATAGATTCGCAAAACCATTCAAAGATGTAAACAAGAAGCTTGATGAGTTTATTAAAGACTCTATTCATGAGATAAATACACCCCTTGCTATCATTAATGTCAATATCGATCTCTTTAGCAGAAAACATGGGACAAACAAGTACATGCAGAGGATTAAAGCTTCTACAAAAGTGCTCTCAAACATCTACAATGACATGGAGTATCTTATCAAATATGACAAAATAGAGTATGAGAGAGAAAATATTGATGTAAAGAAGTTTTTAGATGAGCGCATAGAGTATTTTAGTGAAGTTGCATGCATGAAAAATATAACAATACAAAGTGAGCTTCAAGAGGGTGTAAAGATAAGTATGAACCCAAAACAGTTTCAAAGAGTAGTTGATAACAATATATCAAATGCTATAAAGTACTCATATGAACAAAATATTATAGAAGTAAATATGAATCTAAATGAAGAGGGCGAATGTCTGCTCTCATTTAAAGACTACGGCATAGGTATAGAAGATGTTGAAAAAATATTTCAAAGGTACTACAGAGAGAGCAGACAAGCTGGTGGTTTTGGAATAGGACTCAACATAGTCGGTTCTATCATCAAAAAAGAAAATATCACTGTAAGTGTAGACTCAGAGCTTAAAAAAGGAACGACATTTAACTACAAGTTCCCAAAAAACCTCGTTTTTATGAATAACTCATCCACATTTCAATAA
- the soxX gene encoding sulfur oxidation c-type cytochrome SoxX has protein sequence MKRSLTLSLLLGITIFAADYSSVIEVPDASKIIQKDLLPPLGVNKMPKECVTNDLKAIARGSYMFHNLNGGNAKGSAPEGLSKKLPNGKDKQYGNCVACHNIEGAIGGGNIGPDLTNYTEIFVKTGVRDTEYVYQKIADPRIDNPHTNMTVNLTTKLFNEKEICEITSYILSTK, from the coding sequence ATGAAGAGGAGTTTGACTTTGTCGCTGCTTTTGGGAATAACAATTTTTGCTGCTGATTATAGCAGTGTGATTGAGGTTCCTGATGCATCGAAGATAATTCAAAAAGATTTATTACCACCTCTGGGTGTTAATAAAATGCCTAAAGAATGTGTGACGAATGATCTAAAAGCTATTGCTAGAGGTTCATACATGTTTCATAACCTTAACGGGGGAAATGCAAAAGGGAGTGCGCCTGAGGGTTTAAGTAAAAAGCTGCCTAATGGGAAAGATAAACAGTACGGAAACTGTGTTGCATGTCACAATATAGAAGGTGCGATAGGTGGTGGAAATATAGGACCTGACCTAACGAACTATACTGAAATATTCGTAAAAACAGGTGTTAGAGATACCGAGTATGTGTATCAGAAGATTGCAGATCCAAGGATTGACAATCCACATACAAATATGACCGTAAATCTAACAACAAAACTCTTTAATGAAAAAGAGATATGTGAGATAACTTCATATATTTTATCAACAAAATAG
- the soxY gene encoding thiosulfate oxidation carrier protein SoxY has protein sequence MQRRDFLRGLSAAAASAIVVSPSVSFAADEKPQGSNALSYKEALAAVTGGKTPEVSKKVALKVPEIAENGAVVPVTVEVDHPMNEDDYVKSIHIFATKNGNSRCVDAHLSPANGKAMLSTRVKLGETQEVAALVELSNGTFLIASQSVKVTIGGCG, from the coding sequence ATGCAAAGAAGAGATTTTTTAAGAGGATTAAGTGCAGCAGCAGCGAGTGCTATTGTTGTGTCACCTTCAGTGAGTTTTGCAGCAGATGAAAAACCACAAGGTTCAAATGCGCTTTCATATAAAGAGGCTTTAGCGGCTGTAACAGGTGGGAAAACTCCCGAGGTTTCTAAAAAAGTAGCATTAAAAGTACCGGAAATTGCAGAAAACGGTGCGGTTGTTCCCGTAACTGTTGAGGTTGATCATCCGATGAATGAAGATGATTATGTAAAATCAATACATATATTTGCTACAAAAAATGGTAACTCACGCTGTGTTGATGCACACTTGTCTCCAGCAAATGGAAAAGCAATGCTCTCTACACGTGTAAAACTTGGTGAAACACAAGAGGTAGCTGCACTTGTAGAGTTAAGCAACGGAACTTTTCTGATAGCTTCTCAAAGTGTTAAAGTAACTATCGGTGGATGTGGTTGA
- the soxZ gene encoding thiosulfate oxidation carrier complex protein SoxZ has translation MSKRKTLIKVKPNKFKNGDIVKVSFMVMHPMETGLRKDKKTGKYIPAEYIKNVKFEYNGKVFTNMNVWETLSVNPVLTTYMKVDGEGTIKVTFTDNEGTVEESSQKIKPKG, from the coding sequence ATGTCAAAGAGAAAAACATTAATCAAGGTAAAACCAAATAAGTTCAAAAACGGTGATATCGTAAAAGTTAGTTTTATGGTTATGCACCCGATGGAAACAGGGCTTAGAAAAGACAAGAAAACCGGTAAATATATACCTGCTGAATATATTAAAAATGTAAAATTTGAATATAACGGCAAAGTGTTTACAAATATGAATGTTTGGGAGACACTTTCTGTAAATCCTGTACTTACTACTTACATGAAGGTTGATGGTGAGGGAACTATAAAAGTTACATTTACCGACAATGAAGGCACTGTTGAAGAGAGCAGTCAAAAAATTAAACCAAAAGGATAA
- the soxA gene encoding sulfur oxidation c-type cytochrome SoxA — MRKILQILLCAALAVSLSFASEQFAMSDADRAMYEELLENNPADMMLANGSELLDAMGSEAALAKYLGLSEDALPVYLAGFPRYIEKFKMVVSIDQMLQAFMHDSGKKPYTLKSSDMFDMSSYVKSIANEQPISIDINANEQMKKTYALGKEVFNTRRGGRGLSCHSCHNPSVIGGILRTQPLPDISAKGNASAATWPAYRMTKSNLATLQKRFQGCMQNALLAVIPLGSPEMTALEVYFTHEAKGATIALPGLKR, encoded by the coding sequence ATGAGAAAAATATTACAAATATTGCTTTGTGCTGCTCTAGCTGTATCTTTAAGTTTTGCAAGCGAGCAGTTTGCCATGAGCGATGCAGATCGTGCAATGTATGAAGAGCTTTTAGAGAACAATCCTGCGGATATGATGCTTGCTAATGGTTCGGAACTTTTAGATGCTATGGGCTCAGAGGCTGCTTTGGCTAAATATCTAGGGCTATCTGAAGATGCGTTGCCTGTTTATTTAGCAGGTTTCCCGAGATATATTGAGAAATTTAAAATGGTTGTAAGTATTGATCAGATGCTTCAGGCATTTATGCATGATAGCGGCAAAAAGCCGTATACACTTAAGAGTTCTGATATGTTTGACATGTCCTCTTATGTGAAGTCAATTGCGAATGAGCAGCCTATTAGTATTGATATTAATGCAAATGAGCAGATGAAAAAGACTTATGCTCTTGGCAAAGAAGTTTTTAATACAAGAAGGGGCGGGAGAGGACTTTCATGTCACAGCTGTCACAATCCAAGTGTTATAGGTGGCATTCTAAGAACACAGCCGCTACCGGATATCTCTGCAAAAGGTAATGCTTCAGCGGCAACATGGCCAGCGTATAGAATGACAAAGTCAAATCTTGCAACGTTGCAAAAGAGATTTCAGGGCTGTATGCAAAATGCACTTCTTGCGGTTATTCCTCTGGGTTCACCTGAGATGACGGCGCTTGAAGTATATTTTACTCATGAGGCAAAGGGTGCTACTATCGCTCTGCCCGGTTTGAAGAGATAG